TCCGGCGTGTCGGTGATGATCTCCGAAGTCGTGCACGCCGCAGACGCCGGGGGCTAGTCTGGCCGCATGTTGTACGAGCACCTCGGGGCTCGCCCCCGCATCCACGACACCGCCGTCGTCGCTCCCACCGCCGTCATCTCCGGCGACGTGGAGCTCGGACCCGGCTGCCAGGTGCTGCACGGCGCCGTCATCACCGCGGAGGGCGGCCCCATCACCCTCGGGGCGCACGTCATCGTCATGGAGAACGCGCTGATCAGGGCGACCGCGGCCAACGCCGTGCACATCGGTGCGCACACCCTCGTCGGCACGCTGGCGAGCATCGCGGGGGCCACCGTGGGCGAGGAGGTGTTCTTCGCGTCCGGGGCCCGGGTCTTCAACGGGGCGCTCGTCGGGGACCGCTGCGAGGTGCGGGTCAACGCCATCGTGCATCGCCGGGCCGTGCTGCCGTCGGGGACGGTGGTGCCGATCGGCTGGGTCGCGGTGGGGGATCCCGTGCAGCTGCTCTCGCCCGACAGGGACGCGGAGATCGCGGCGGCACAGCCCGAGCTCGACTTCCCCGGACACGTTTTCGGCGTCGACCGGGACACTCCCGACCTCATGGTCCAGCTCACGGAGCGCTACGGCAGCTCCCTCGCGCGGCACGCCGACGACCGCCAGGTCTGACCGCACACCCTTCGAATCGTCCGATTGGTCGCATTCCGGCCGGATTCACGACCAATCAGGCGATTCGAACCGGGTCAGATGACGCCCTGGGCGAGCATCGCCGCAGCGACGCGCTCGAAGCCGGCGATGTTGGCGCCGGCCACGTAGTCGCCGGGGACTCCGTG
This genomic stretch from Microbacterium sp. Nx66 harbors:
- a CDS encoding gamma carbonic anhydrase family protein, with translation MLYEHLGARPRIHDTAVVAPTAVISGDVELGPGCQVLHGAVITAEGGPITLGAHVIVMENALIRATAANAVHIGAHTLVGTLASIAGATVGEEVFFASGARVFNGALVGDRCEVRVNAIVHRRAVLPSGTVVPIGWVAVGDPVQLLSPDRDAEIAAAQPELDFPGHVFGVDRDTPDLMVQLTERYGSSLARHADDRQV